In a single window of the Phocoena phocoena chromosome 14, mPhoPho1.1, whole genome shotgun sequence genome:
- the ARID5A gene encoding AT-rich interactive domain-containing protein 5A — translation MAPPVKGKRKQSEDGDPLDPPVSPQPDTEQNRNQSPVQLEDSPEAGGEREEEQAFLVSLYKFMKERHTPIQRVPHLGFKQINLWKIYKAVEKLGAYELVTGRRLWKNVYDELGGSPGSTSAATCTRRHYERLVLPYVRHLKGEDDKPLPPSKPRKQYKMAKEHRGDDGATERPKKAKEEKRVDQMMPGKTKTDAPDLARLPSQEPSRDGMEQRGPAPGPSLPFVGASGCPEAYRRLLSSFYCKGTHGIMSPLAKKKLLAQVSKAEALQCQEEGCRHGAGGEPQAPPAIRPLENPRSPGGQAENSRHRLTPLEGTQGPGGSLKEEAQVGPHPSAPIFTGCFHAYPTEVLKPISQHPRDFFPSLKDGVLSGPPGKEEGLPAKEPQRVWGGDADHPSAFHKGGSRRGGLYPKPKACWVSPMAKLPAESPVPLTTFPSSPGLGNKRSLEEEGLVHGGKKLRAVSPFLKEVDAKECGTKSVGPDLAVSCLLGPALGPTLPEACRGTMLRCPLNFASTLDPLKGQATLPFSPLVIPAFPAHLLATAAPSPMAAGLMHFPPTSFDSALRHRLCPASSAWHVPPATTYAVPHFSFHLNTKL, via the exons CACCTCCTGTCAAAGGCAAAAGGAAACAGTCAGAGGATGGCGACCCCCTAGACCCACCTGTGTCTCCTCAACCCGACACTGAGCAGAACAGGAACCAGAGCCCCGTCCAGCTGGAG GACTCCCCCGAGGCAGGCGGGGAGCGGGAGGAGGAGCAGGCCTTCCTGGTCAGCCTCTACAAGTTCATGAAGGAGCGACACACGCCCATCCAGAGGGTGCCCCATCTCGGCTTCAAGCAGA TTAACCTGTGGAAGATCTACAAGGCCGTGGAGAAGCTGGGGGCCTATGAGCTG GTGACTGGCCGCCGCCTCTGGAAGAATGTGTATGACGAGCTGGGGGGCAGCCCGGGCAGCACCAGTGCGGCCACGTGCACGCGCCGCCACTACGAGAG GTTGGTCCTCCCGTACGTGCGGCACCTGAAGGGAGAGGATGACAAGCCCCTGCCCCCCTCCAAGCCCAGGAAGCAGTACAAGATGGCCAAGGAGCATCGGGGGGATGACGGGGCCACTGAGAGGCCAAAGAAAGCCAAGGAGGAGAAGCGGGTGGACCAG atGATGCCAGGAAAGACCAAAACAGATGCCCCTGACCTGGCAAGGCTTCCTAGCCAGGAGCCCTCCAGGGACGGCATGGAACAGCGAGGCCCAGCCCCTGGGCCCTCTCTGCCCTTCGTGGGTGCCAGCGGCTGCCCTGAGGCCTACAGGCGGCTTCTGTCCAGCTTCTACTGCAAAGGGACACATGGTATCATGTCACCACTGGCCAAAAAGAAGCTTCTGGCCCAGGTGAGCAAGGCGGAGGCCTTGCAGTGCCAGGAGGAGGGCTGTCGCCACGGGGCAGGTGGGGAGCCCCAGGCACCCCCAGCTATTCGGCCCCTGGAGAATCCCCGGAGCCCAGGAGGGCAGGCTGAGAACTCCAGGCACCGGCTGACGCCTCTGGAGGGAACACAGGGCCCTGGTGGCAGCCTCAAGGAGGAGGCTCAGGTGGGCCCTCACCCGTCAGCCCCCATCTTCACTGGCTGCTTCCACGCCTACCCCACCGAGGTGCTGAAGCCTATCAGCCAGCACCCTCGGGACTTCTTCCCCAGTCTTAAAGATGGGGTGTTATCAGGGCCTCCTGGCAAAGAAGAGGGGCTGCCAGCCAAAGAGCCCCAGCGGGTGTGGGGCGGGGATGCCGACCACCCCTCTGCATTCCACAAGGGAGGCTCCAGAAGGGGTGGCCTCTACCCCAAACCCAAAGCCTGCTGGGTGTCCCCCATGGCCAAGCTCCCTGCCGAGAGCCCTGTGCCCCTGACCACCTTCCCAAGCAGCCCAGGCCTGGGCAACAAGCGCAGCCTGGAGGAAGAGGGCTTGGTCCATGGCGGCAAAAAACTGCGGGCAGTGTCTCCCTTTCTTAAGGAGGTGGATGCCAAGGAGTGCGGGACCAAGTCTGTGGGGCCCGACTTGGCCGTCTCCTGCCTGCTGGGCCCGGCCCTGGGGCCCACCCTCCCAGAGGCCTGCAGGGGCACCATGCTGCGCTGCCCACTGAACTTCGCCAGCACCCTGGACCCCTTAAAGGGCCAGGCCACACTCCCCTTCAGCCCCCTGGTCATCCCGGCCTTCCCAGCCCACCTCCTGGCCACTGCAGCACCCTCACCCATGGCCGCTGGCCTGATGCACTTCCCCCCCACATCCTTCGACAGTGCCCTGCGTCACAGACTTTGCCCAGCCTCATCTGCGTGGCACGTGCCACCTGCCACAACCTATGCAGTGCCCCACTTCTCCTTCCACCTCAACACCAAGCTGTAG